The genome window TATCCGCCTTTTAAGCCAATTGCAAGCAAAAGATAGATAGAGATAGCCGTGTACAATTCGTTAGGAAACTTTAAATCGCTGCGAAGGAAGGTGGCAATGAGTCCGAGTGCAAAGGCCAATACAATTGGCGAAAAAAGATTGCTTAGTGCTAAGCCAAAATCCATTATAGGAGCGTTTTCACATTGTAGAAAGTCTTAAAAGTAAAGTTACAAAAAAAAAGAAGGATGCCCGTTTGCATCCTTCTTAATAATAATGGATATGACATGTTCAAAGAAAGTTAAAACTTCTTGGTGAATCAATGTTTTTTAATGTTTTACTTGTATCTAAGGTTCTTTAATAATGTGCTCTGTTTTGGAGTGATGATATCCAAACAAGAATAAACTAAGACAATATTAGAAAATATTTTATCATAAAAGAAATTTTTAATAAAATTTCTTTGGTAAGGAATTGAACATGTTCGTTTATTCCGTTTAAGCCGTGTATCTTTGAAAAACGATAAAAAAGCAAACCTCTTTTAGTGAAAATTGACCAGATATTAGCCCCGATTAATCCCGAGTTAGAGTCATTTAGAACTTCATTTAAGGAGGCGATGACATCGGAAGTTGGGTTGTTGGATAAAGTCGCGACATTTATCCTCAAACAAAAAGGGAAACAAATTCGCCCGGCATTGGTTTTGCTTTCGGCCAAAGCCGTGGGCGAAGTGACACCTGCAACTTACCGCGCCGCCGCACTTGTTGAGCTTTTGCATACCGCTACTTTGATTCACGATGATGTGGTCGATACCGCCGATATGCGCCGCGGCTTGCCCGCCATTAACGCACTTTGGAAAAATAAAGTGGCCGTGTTAATGGGTGATTACCTTCTTTCACGTGGGCTTTTGCTTTCACTTAAAAATAAAGATCATCTTTTTCTTGAAATCATCTCGGATGCCGTTCGCAGAATGAGTGAGGGAGAATTGTTGCAAATAGAAAAGACGCGGCATTTGGATATTGACGAAAAAACTTATTTCAAAATCATTTCAGATAAAACCGCATCGCTTCTTTCCACCGCTTGCCATATTGGCGCGGCTTCCTCAACGCCAGATTTTGAAGTGCAGCAGCGATTTCGAGAATATGGGGAATCACTTGGAATTGCGTTTCAAATCCGCGATGATATTCTCGATTATCTTGGGAAGAGTGATAAAACCGGCAAACCGATTGGCGGCGACATCAAAGAAAAGAAAATTACCTTACCTCTCATTTATGCGCTTTCAAAAGCCGAGGAAGAACGCCGAAAGGAAATCATCGCGATATTAAAAAGCGACCGAAAGCGTGCGCTTTTTAGCAGTGAAGTAATTGATTTCACTCGTAAGATGGGGGGTATTGAATATGCTGAACGTGTTGCCGAGAAATACATGTCAGAAGCTCACGCCGCTCTTCAAGTAATTTCACCCACAGAAGCGAAGGAATCGCTGCTTCGCCTTGCTGAATTCGCCGTTGCAAGGCAGAGTTGATTTGCACTAAGCATAAGGAATTTATAGCTTCAAATCACTTAAATGAATTTCCAAATAAATGAAGACTATATATGAAACCCCTTGTGGGGGAAATAAATCTATATTTCTTTTCTATAAATATCCGACCTCTAACAGGTCGTGATTTTATGGTATCGATAAATCTCTTCTCCGTAATCAAAGAATTGTATTTAATTAAAATTCTTTTCGATTTCAAGAAAGATTTTTTCATTTAAATACGGTAATTATTTACGAATTACCTTAGTTTCTTTCGAATAGGAGAAACAATGACCCCGTTAGGGGTCGAATTATTATAGAGTAAAAAAATAGAAAGAAATAACCGACCCCGTAGGGGTCAAATGTTTATAGAATATTAAAATCAAGAAGTTTCCCGACCCCGTTAGAGGTCGAATGTTCTGTTAAAAAACAAGTAATGAAGCGGTATAGAATAGGTAAATCCAAAAAAGTTAAGGAGTAAAAATATTTCTCTCATTGCGGTTTACGAAAACCTTGCAACTTCCCCGACTTTTTATTACAATGAAGTGGGGTATCTAAGAAGAGCAGATAGTGTTCGGTTCTATTACTTGAAAGACCAGCTTGGCAACAACCGCGCGACCTTTTCCGACTCCTCAGATTTTACCTTTAATTAATTTTAGGTAATTATTAAATCTGAAAACTAATGAGATTGAGTTGAGGGATTTTCTCGAAATTTCCATCTGCCGTAAAGATAGGTAATGAAAGGGAAATCGCTGAGGCTGCAATAATTGCATCTGGGAGTTTTATTTTATGACTTTGCTTAATCTCAATGGTTTTTTGCTTAATTATCGAATT of Chloroherpetonaceae bacterium contains these proteins:
- a CDS encoding polyprenyl synthetase family protein; translation: MKIDQILAPINPELESFRTSFKEAMTSEVGLLDKVATFILKQKGKQIRPALVLLSAKAVGEVTPATYRAAALVELLHTATLIHDDVVDTADMRRGLPAINALWKNKVAVLMGDYLLSRGLLLSLKNKDHLFLEIISDAVRRMSEGELLQIEKTRHLDIDEKTYFKIISDKTASLLSTACHIGAASSTPDFEVQQRFREYGESLGIAFQIRDDILDYLGKSDKTGKPIGGDIKEKKITLPLIYALSKAEEERRKEIIAILKSDRKRALFSSEVIDFTRKMGGIEYAERVAEKYMSEAHAALQVISPTEAKESLLRLAEFAVARQS